Proteins encoded by one window of Elaeis guineensis isolate ETL-2024a chromosome 12, EG11, whole genome shotgun sequence:
- the LOC105055396 gene encoding uncharacterized protein: MALRDTLLCPKYRTPNPFPPARNCRNAGRKLVVSATAAAPGTRRRRPQNVEGEFFVDHRCIDCDACRWMAPEIFTRIDEQSAVIKQPSCEEERIKALQALLSCPTSSIHTEKPTKKILEVQKMFPLPVDEQTLPGVYHCGYHSESSYGATSYLVIHPDGNIIVDSPRFTGVLVCSIEKLGGARYMFLTHKDDVGDHEKWAKRLSCERILHSGDVEAHTADVEMQLYGDGPWSIGNDFELIHTPGHTEGSVCLYYKPLKVLFTGDHLAKSGKSELTFYEMYNRQSVSLQLKSIRKLLELDFQWILPGHGRRIKFRDNQEKNSVLEAFLSSKEPEYA, encoded by the exons ATGGCTCTGAGAGATACACTCCTCTGCCCGAAATATCGGACTCCAAATCCATTCCCTCCCGCCCGAAACTGCCGAAATGCCGGCCGAAAACTTGTGGTGAGCGCTACCGCGGCTGCGCCCGGGACTCGTCGGCGGCGTCCTCAAAACGTGGAGGGGGAGTTCTTCGTAG ATCACCGGTGTATTGATTGCGATGCCTGCCGTTGGATGGCTCCG GAAATCTTTACTCGGATCGACGAACAATCTGCGGTGATTAAGCAGCCGAGCTGTGAGGAGGAAAGGATCAAAGCTCTGCAG GCACTGCTTTCCTGTCCAACAAGCTCCATCCATACCGAGAAACCTACAAAGAAGATTCTAGAAGTGCAGAAAATGTTTCCTCTTCCAGTAGATGAGCAGACACTTCCA GGTGTTTACCATTGCGGCTATCATTCTGAGTCATCTTATGGAGCAACTTCCTATCTTGTGATTCACCCTGATGGGAACATAATTGTTGATAG CCCAAGATTTACGGGGGTACTGGTATGCAGCATTGAGAAACTTGGAGGAGCACGCTACATGTTTTTGACTCATAA AGATGATGTAGGAGATCACGAAAAGTGGGCCAAGCGACTGAGCTGCGAACGAATTCTCCATTCAGGAGAT GTGGAGGCTCATACTGCAGATGTGGAGATGCAACTTTATGGAGATGGTCCATGGAGCATTGGTAATGACTTTGAGCTCATCCACACTCCAGGCCATACTGAA GGTTCAGTCTGCTTGTACTACAAGCCCCTAAAGGTTCTGTTCACTGGAGACCATCTTGCCAAATCTGGAAAATCTGAACTGACTTTTTATGAGATGTATAACAGGCAATCAG TTAGCTTGCAACTGAAGAGCATCAGGAAGTTATTAGAGCTGGACTTTCAGTGGATTCTACCTG GTCATGGGCGGAGGATTAAGTTTCGTGATAACCAAGAGAAGAATTCAGTTTTGGAAGCTTTCTTGAGCAGTAAAGAGCCAGAATATGCTTAA